A part of Alkalinema sp. FACHB-956 genomic DNA contains:
- a CDS encoding MotA/TolQ/ExbB proton channel family protein: protein MNLVDIFNKGGPTMIPLLLLSVLAVTAIFERIRFWFTVLKQEREVVNRILDASRRDWMLASEIARQAYDQPIGRFLYAALRLQAPDPDLFRLALESAADEEIAGMQRGNKVLEAVIAMAPLLGLLGTVLGLIQTLYSITVTALGTEASKDAVGGIGASLISTATGLIVALVALGFYRIFQGLIFNQAKVFRRSGNELELLYRQKWQYERQGDPTATIEMTRGETVAPIVLPEDLTNEISSLEG, encoded by the coding sequence ATGAACTTAGTCGATATTTTCAACAAGGGCGGCCCAACCATGATTCCCTTGTTGCTATTGTCTGTTTTGGCTGTAACCGCAATTTTTGAGCGGATTCGCTTTTGGTTTACGGTTCTGAAACAGGAGCGGGAAGTCGTTAACCGAATTTTGGATGCTTCCCGTCGCGATTGGATGCTCGCCAGTGAAATTGCGCGCCAAGCCTACGACCAACCGATCGGGCGTTTTCTCTACGCTGCCCTGAGATTGCAAGCTCCGGATCCAGATCTGTTTCGCTTGGCCCTGGAATCCGCCGCTGATGAAGAAATTGCTGGGATGCAACGGGGGAATAAGGTTCTAGAAGCTGTGATTGCCATGGCTCCGTTGCTCGGTTTGCTGGGAACGGTTTTGGGATTGATTCAAACGCTGTACTCCATCACGGTGACAGCCTTGGGAACGGAAGCCTCTAAGGATGCGGTCGGCGGGATTGGGGCATCGTTGATTAGTACGGCAACAGGGCTAATTGTGGCGCTGGTGGCCTTGGGGTTTTATCGCATTTTTCAAGGGTTGATCTTTAACCAAGCCAAAGTGTTTCGCCGATCGGGGAATGAGCTGGAACTGCTCTATCGGCAAAAATGGCAGTATGAGCGGCAAGGGGATCCAACGGCTACGATCGAGATGACTCGGGGAGAAACCGTAGCCCCGATCGTCCTGCCTGAAGATTTGACGAATGAGATTTCCAGCCTAGAGGGATAG
- the thyX gene encoding FAD-dependent thymidylate synthase, whose translation MDPYFKVEVLSQTPNPQQTIYAAMHQDYAEGFVWDERDRFPDEPKAGEVVIRNLLAGNRGHFGPIEHPQIVLNCGWFPHSVMQQARTHRVSVSFDVQSGRYTGQRILDVVDGKRELEEVFYLRPVGFYTDRQGAKYEYTATARQTDRDWCEKLAQHYAHKIRVEGYAEEHARDLIPYAIRQHFVVSFNCRSLMHFLDLRAKNDAQLEIIQLCELIWPHFEAWVPAIAEWYHKNRWGKARLSP comes from the coding sequence ATGGATCCTTACTTTAAAGTCGAAGTTCTCTCCCAAACCCCGAATCCCCAACAGACCATTTATGCGGCCATGCACCAAGACTATGCTGAAGGCTTTGTCTGGGATGAGCGCGATCGCTTCCCCGATGAACCCAAAGCTGGGGAGGTCGTCATTCGTAATCTGCTGGCGGGAAACCGGGGGCACTTTGGGCCGATCGAGCATCCCCAAATCGTGCTGAATTGTGGTTGGTTTCCCCACAGTGTGATGCAGCAGGCGAGAACCCACCGTGTTTCTGTCAGTTTTGATGTGCAGTCCGGTCGATACACCGGGCAGAGAATTCTGGATGTGGTGGATGGTAAGCGGGAGCTGGAAGAAGTGTTTTATCTCCGGCCCGTGGGGTTTTATACCGATCGCCAGGGTGCGAAGTATGAGTACACAGCTACGGCTCGCCAGACCGATCGGGACTGGTGCGAAAAACTCGCTCAACACTACGCCCACAAAATTCGGGTTGAAGGCTATGCTGAGGAGCACGCGCGGGACTTGATCCCCTATGCAATTCGGCAGCATTTTGTGGTGAGTTTTAACTGCCGGAGTTTGATGCACTTTTTGGACTTGCGGGCAAAAAATGATGCGCAATTGGAGATTATTCAACTTTGTGAGTTGATCTGGCCGCATTTTGAAGCTTGGGTTCCCGCGATCGCGGAGTGGTACCACAAAAACCGCTGGGGCAAAGCTCGACTGTCTCCCTAG